TTCCTATTTCCTCGCGAGCCCTGACGATGGGGTTCTCTCCAGCCACTGCATAGGGCGCCATCCTGCAACAGGTACGTGCAACGTTTTACATCAACTGATGAGGGAAAGAAACCAATGGGTAATGTTGCTGCTGCTAACCGATGAACAGGCAATTTCCTTGCAGGTGGCAGCCTTTTTTTTGGTGGTTCTGGTGCCGAtcttttttaattttgtttgtttttttatgtACAACAGAATTGATTGATTGGTTCTGGTGCCAAtccttttgtatttttttttttaaaccaCGAAGAAATTTCTGTCGTTGGATTGGGTAGTTCCTGGTGACGTTGCCAAAGGGTTGCAAAAATTTGATTCGTGCCAGCGCATGGGATTTGATGAATACTCCAACAACTCCGTCCGATGAACTGAAAACACGCCAACAACAGCCCTGAACGCACCGAGCACTCAACAAGTCGTACACCACGGCAGATGCAGCACGCAGCCCAACTGAAACAGCAGCACACAAACAGTGTATTCATTATTGTCAGCACGCGATCGGCTTTGCGTCGACATGCAACCATGGTTACAGAGCTTAGGCTAGCAAGTGCTAGGTACCTCTTCACAGGGTAGAGCATACAGTACAAAACACCTTGGCCTTTCGGGTCCTAGCTCGTCGAATGTGTAACAGACATGAAGAGCCCGAAACATCAGATACCCAGGCACCCAACGGCACGCCTATCTTTTACTACCAACTACACACTTGAAACTTCTATGGACCAACAAAATATACATACATTGATACATACATACAACACATTAGCCGCAATCCAATATACACGAACGGCTCTGCGTGTGAAGAACAGCTAGCTGCTCCGCGCCCAGCTCTTAGAAGCAGAACTTCTTCTTCTGCAAATGCCATGCATATATAAGTGACTAAGATTAGATGGGGCAGAAAACCATACTATGCTAACAAGGTAGTAATGATTAGGGACCTATTAATGATCAGTAGTTGAGAGACTAGAAATAAGTCATATATGTACATCTTGAACGATGGAAAATAAAGGGAAATGAGCATGGGAGATCTGTAACGTACACGAAATTTGATCAGCTCTTGCTTGTCAATGTACGCGAGCAGCTCGTCCTGTCGCATCAAGGCATCATAGAGGGCCTGATCATGTATATGGGTTTAGATAGTTCAGAACCTCGCTAGttcatttataaaaaaaaatggaaagaaGTCTTTTCATGTAAATGCAAGAGATGACATTGTCTGTAGACTGTAGAGTAACAGCCAATTCTAGTTCTGTAGTTTGTGTTGTGCCGACTGAGACCAATCAAGGACGTAAAACCTGCAACTTTGAACAAAATAGGCTTTACCTTCTTTGTGGAAATTAACTCAGCCTCCAATGCATCCACACGGTGGACGGCTGCATTGAGCAATTCTTCCTTTTCAAATGGCATCTCAGACGGCTTTGTCTCCAGTATCTGCACCTTGTCCTCAAGCTCACCTAGCCGTCTCAGCATAGATGAAAGCACATCCTTCTCGGTATAGGATGGGGCAGGAGACGGAGGTCGGAACTCCTCCTTGTACTCCTGTTCTTGAGGATACTCAACATGATAGTCGTCATGCTTAACAGATTGGTTAGAGATTCTTCTAGCCATCTTGCTTGGAACAGAACAGAGCATGGCAAAAAGGGTCATGACCAAGACCGTCAGCCACGTGATTATTTGAGCTCGGAGTCCTTCAAATGTGCCAGGCAAATTTCTCAAGGAAAATGAACCTGGTGTGAGAACACAAAGGGTTCAGGATTCAGTACACAATTATAGAAAATAGGTTTCTGCATATGCAATTATGCATCACATGTTGCTGAAATTTTGAGAGCTATGTCCTTATACCGGAAGAAACATTTCTGTTGTTTTGTAAACTGGGGCCTTTGAAGTGCCTTCtttaaaaatgaaagaaaagaaCTAATCGATCAAAGGATGCAGCTCAAAATAATGTTGATATGAATGCAAGCACATTAGCATAATGATTAAAATGTCAAAGATTGACAAGTACATCGACCTGTAGCTACTTCTGCTTGTCAATTATCTATCTATAAGTAGTTGAGCGTTTTGGTGGGAACAAACATGGACTAACTTTAGGAGTGGATATAAATTTGAACAGAAGTCAAATGGAGTATAATAACTGTAAACAAGAGCTTGACAATAACTATATAACCACATGTCCGCATAGCATACCTGAGGAAGAAACGTGTAGACTAGCTCTGGGACTACCCCATCCATCATCAACAACCTTGTCCACAACAGGAATGCTTTCAATTGAAGCATGAGCAACAGATGCCAAAGCATGTGCTGGCAATTTTAACTGGAGATAGCAACAGAGGTTACCCATCAATAACTACGCAAATAACAAAAGTGGCAATAGTATTTTAAAGAAAAAGGACCCCAAAGTTACATTCCATACATGCTTGGAATGGAAAGCAGCCTAAGGTTGGGCGGCCAACTGGCTAGCCCAGCCCGATGGCACTCCCACTCGAGGTCGCTGGTTCGATTCCCAGCCGGGACGAACTTTCTCGTgggcaaaaaaaaatccccctcgctgtgctcgccgcaaggcttggccctcttgggcatgggccagggttcgggggggTTTTCCGCGGCCGGGTGAAGCCGtgttgcttcctcttaatgaaaaatggtGGGGTCCGTtcacccccccaccccccggccgcgttttttttttcttggaatGGAAAGCATGCTGGTTAAAAGCCTGCATTACTTGACGCAACAGGAAAACAAAATGTTTACAAAATATTACTTATTTACTTAGCATAATTTAGTGACCTGTCATCAATAACCTTTTGGCCATTTGTGGTGTTTATAGTCAAGATGTTACTGATGCAGATTATTTCAGTCATATACTAAGGGTTAGCCACTTGCCTCCTCGTGAACAGGGGTCAAAATAGGGTGTGTGATCAGATTCCTTGATGCAGTAGGAGATGTTACGTCTTCCACTTCAGACCCAGACTCAGCAGATGCATCACTGCCTTTTCTCTGCTTCAGTAAAATAATGGAATAAGTATTGAGTGAGGGTTGAGAATCATGTCTCTAGAAATTTCTAAAGTAAAGCATTTTTATAGACTTACGGCTGGGTACTCTGGCCTAGCATAACTAATTATCTTTCCATCAGTGCTGGATATAGTCACAATTTGCCTTCCGTAGTTTGCCTCGCCATTGAGAACTCTCTGGAGATATTGAAGATGCATCACTTTAGTACTAATACGTTTTTGTCTAGCTGAATATCTCATCCGGAAACATCTCCCTTTTATTCTCCGATGTTTAATCATGTCTATTTTTCACAAGACTGGGGGTTGTTATGGCAGGATATTTATTacctttattatttcgggatcCTTCCAGGGACCTTTGTCAGATTTTTGACAACCTCCATATTCATCACACTTGCATTTACCACCAAGAAATTCCGGCAATTCACTGCACGCATGTAACTAACAGAAATTAGGATGGAAGCCACCAACACAAATGTATGGCCAAGAAAAAGGATACTGACCACTCATCAATAATTTCAAGCAACTTATGTTGGTACTTATTCCCGAGAACCTTCAAGAGAAAATGAGAAATGATAAAGGGTAACTATATTGTATATAAAATCACTCAAGAAAGTTGCAATCAAATCATTGCTTAACAAAGCATTACATACATGGATCTTGGAAGCAGTTTTTGGATCAAGGAACGATTTTATTGTGTTCCATAACATCTTGAAGCCTTGGCCAGCATTAATTATATACATTCGGCACAATGTCTGTAACAACATCCAAAATGCTTTAGATATTCAACAATGggccaaaataaatataatgtcAATTCTTTTGAAGTTAGTAAAATTATACATGGAAATATTTCATTGAAAAAGTTTCAGATGATGGAATGAAATTTGTCAGAATCCACAACATTGCTACCTACCTCTGGGTAGTTATCACCATCGATCTTCTGCAGTCGTGCGACTAATTCCCTCGCAGATTTTGAGAAGTTCTTGAAACCCTTCATTTACATAAAAGAAGTCTAGAACTCTTAGTAATGTGGCTTTAAATATAATGAACAATATTTAGCTATGAAAGAATGTGACATACCACTCCTTGCACATCCAAAATAGTCGTAGATGAGTCTATGTGTTTTTTTGCAGCAATTGAGCAAGCTGGAAATCTCATCTGGAAACATCTCTCAAACTCCTTGACATGGTATCTCACATACCGATCGATGGTTGTTACTTGAACTAGCTTGTTTGCATCAACTTTTCCTATTAACTCTATGTAGATAGGTCTACCCTCTTTATCCACCCCATGATAAAATTGTGGGTAATACTTTGTAACTTCATCTAACTCGGTGTAGTCAAATTCCTGAGGTGTAGAAACCCGTAAGGGTCAAAATACAGAAGTTATTCCGAGCAAGATTAATAAAGATGACATATTTTGATACACCATTTATATTCAGCTTTACCTCTATTTTGTCGGTCCCGAATTCCTTCCTCCATCTAAGCATGTCTGACCACATATTCTTTGCTTTCTCAACATCAAATTTCCGCGCTTTTAGGAACCTGCAATGTGAATGAGATCGAATGAGAATCCTCAACTAAGTTGACAGCCAATTTCTTTCTACTTTTCTAGACATGACCCCTTAAGTGCATAGAGTTCATTGGTGCAGACTGTGCAAGCCTACGAAGTTTATTTTGCGGCTATTGGGAAGGTATGTAAGGGGAAGAATATACACAGCATAAACACAAATCAAACCCTGTGAACAAGGAACTCCCTGCCCTTTTGAAGGTTCTTTTCGAGGGCAAAAAACTAAGAAAAGTAAGTACTGTACCTCAACATCATGTGATAATCATCATGCTGTTGTGGCAGTAAATCCTCATCAATTAAGCATTGTCGAAATGTCTCGACATCTTGGAGCTCTTTAATATCCCTTATGTCCTTGATGGAATCCCTAggttcatttttctttttgcttctCCTTCTCAAGGAATGCCTGAATTTATTCCCTGCATTAATTGCTTTTTTCTTGAAAGAGCCAATTTTTGTCTTCTTATCTCCTTCTGAGTTGTCTGCATCAGATCTGCTCTCTTTCCTTTCATCGTTATGTACAAGCCCTTCAAAACCTGCACAGACTATCTCAATTTCCCATATCCAAATCAAAGCAAAGAAAGCTATTTTTTCATAACAACAGTAACCCATAGCTGGGTTCAACTAGACAGCAAATGATGCTTTACAATTACAGATAACTGGAACTGTAACCTGTCTGATACATCAATGCTAATTCTGAAAAACGCAAGGGCTTAATACAGGTATTAACTTATTGGTTTGCACATGCTACAGCAACATTGCTACATGTCGATTATCGGCATTTAATGCCTCGGGTTCAAGTTTGTGATTATCCTTGATGATGAGAACCAGCTTCGAGCATCAGCTATAAGGGCCCTCTAATGAGACCAGGTAAAACTCAGGAAATTGGCAAATAACAGACTATATTGATTTCTTTCCCCTGTAACAGAAGTACGTTGGGGTTTCTAGCCTCAAAACCAataaatctacaactttgcatCAGCAATAATTCTTATGCCCTCCGGTAATAGCATCTGCTAATATATCAGTTCTTTTATCTTTCAAAGAAACAAGGGAGAAAGTCGACAGCGTCTGCTAATTCGTTGGGAATCGATTCAGTGTCCCAAGGGAAAGAGGCGCTTCATACTCACATGGCCTAGCAAATCGATCGAGGGGTCCTGACATCCCTTCGCCGGCTCCAAAATCGGTCCTCCGAGCAAGCCCCAAGCTCAAAACCACCTGCAATCGGCAATTTGTGCGAAAAGCACTGTGATTGATGAACTGCGCGGCGAACGACGAAAATCTAAACTATTTTCCAATGAACATGTTTGATAAATTTGCGCATGGGCATGGATAAAGCAGCTCGGAGGATTTTGTGGGGTTCGTACCTGTTTCAATTTTGGATTTCGGGAGCTGATTTTGTCCAGGAGGAGACCAAGCTCTGCCGCTCTGCATTTTAATGGGTGGGAGATGACTCAGGAGGGAGAAGCGAGGTGAAGGATTCCAAACACTCTTCAAGTGGACCCGGCGCATAGACTCGAACCAATCGATTGATCGAGCTGTAGGATGCCCCTGTCTTCGGTCCATGGACCCAGTTCACCCAGATGTCTCTGGCGTCTGGTAGGATAGGATCTCTGGAAGCGTATAGCGGCACGTTTTCAGGGGCCCCACAGGCAGTCTCTGCAAATCGTTTTTTTGAAGTAAATCTCTGCAAATCGTGGACCGCGTTCAAGGAACGTGCGCCGGTGATGTGACGCGGGGACGACAGTTTGGCCAGGTCAGACTTGATTTGTTGGAGGCGCTGGACAACTCCTAAGCTGCTGATTgtatttttgagaaaaaaaataaaagatataCTATCATTTTTATGGAGGCGTTGGACAACCCTAAGATGCTACTTTAGGTATTACAGACCACTTCAGAACTTCTATTCATTTTTATTTGCGTGTTTCAAGATGTACTTACTTTTTGTTATGTTGCTTTTGACTGATGTATTGTTTTTACCTTGGTATAAAACTTTGCTGTTTTTCTTGATCAGTTGTGACTGCTGCCATGGTGCTAAAATAGTACCGATAATTTAGTTTTAATTATTGACCAGAACAATAACAAATTTTGTTTGCCAATACATACTGTTTACCTTACATTAGTGGTTGCCTGTCCTTGAAcagacaagaaaaaaaaatgctaatATGAGCCGCCTTGGACTGATACCTCATACATGGGCATGGTCTGCTCACAGCTCATTGATCATTTCGCCTTGGTAATTCATGTCTCAATCAGGCACCGCAACTTTGAACTCTGTTCCCGTGGCAGTAATTCCCTGATCACTGTCAGTACGTAGCCCTGCCATTGTGCTCCCTTCGGCTAAAGAACAAACAGGTAAGATCGCGAGATTGACTGCTCGGTGGTATGTGTTTTCTGCTAGCATCAACCCAGCACAGTGACCAAACAAATGGGCAGATCAATGGGGTCGGCGCCGAGGAAACTTTTTGTCCACATCTTCCTTTGAACCTATGCTACCTACCTGAGTATCTTTAGTTGTTCCACTGATTTGCAATCATCCGTGAACCCACGATAAAGAAGATTTTGGCTGTCATCAGTCATCACCTCACACGGGAACGGGGTTGTTGGCAAATCAAACAAGCTTGTGGTGCGATCTGATGAAAGCCTGGAGCACAGAAGGATTAAAGAGAGCACATGCTTTGCTGTAAAAgatgtatataaatatatagtAGGACCGAGCAAGAAAGCACATGCCTTGACGGAAATGGCCAAGTTTGGCTGAGTTTTCCCACCACTGATTTTGTTTATAAAATTTGCTCCTTTTCCCTTCTTTGTTTGGCAAATGGCTGTGGCAATAGTCCAAAGTATTGTGAAAGCGATAGAGGAAGTAGAAAAAAAATCCTACGGCGAATTCGAGTTTAAAATATCCGGTGGGTGATGATCTCGTGGTTTTGCCGGTGATGGAGACACAAACGAATATGATTGGTCGAATCTTGCAATCTCGCTTCACTGTAATGTTGACGCTTGGCGTTTTGATCTATGAACCGTCTTCCTGGCAGCAACCGAGCTGTTCAAAGCCACGCACCCGTACAatgattaattaattaattctgcCAAATTTTGACACTATGATATAGCCATATAGGACACTTCCTATCTGCTAACAGCATCTAGCAAAATCATTGCTCCATTTATCTGAATAAAGAGACTTGCTTAACATGACCGGTTCCAACAAAGAttgttccttttgttttttCAAATGGGAATTAGAAATTTGGCTTGTGATACATGCATAGATACAGCCACACACAGGAATGGTTGGCACTCACCAGATAATAAACGCCTGCGCACCTGTTCGCCATAGTGGTGGTACATGCAGAATCCACTAGGAAATATAATTATAGGATATTCACCTCAAACGAAACACCGACGATTTTAAATATGAGCATTTCGTCTGCCGTTAGCCCGTTAGTCCAGTCTCATTGGGAGTTTTATGGACACAGTTACCTAGACTGAAAACTAGGTAATTGTGTCAGATGGGTTTCATGGTGacgaaactctcctcacatcccataaAACTCTATCCTTCTCTCTTCTTACCATGTCAGCAAAAGTGATGGTATTTAATATTATGAAACTCTTCGTAAAACTCTCATTGAGACTGGTCTTAGCTTGAGGAGATTAGTGGGTCCCTGTTGGAGCAGTTGCCGCTTAATCTTTTTGTCTGAAAACACTTAATGAGGTGTTAATGCGGTTCACGAACCCTTTAGCTGTTGCTTGCCAACCAGAGATACATGACCGACTATTTGTTTCTTGACTCTGCATTTTCAAGGGTGCAAACATAAAAAGGAAGCATTGCAACTGGGACTGGCAGCTTCAGGCCCTGTTTAattcccaccccataaactccgtaaacgtaaaaaaaaacatcacatcaaatgtttcgacacatacatgaagtacttagcatcattagattcgtctcgcggtttacaacccatctgtgcaaaaaagttttataaatatacttcatttagtatttcaaattagtaagattctaacgcaaaaaatttttatgttggaactaaacacggcctcagtGGCAGGACAGTTCAGTTCAGTGGGCATTTGCATCTCTGCAAATTGAGGGCTGCAGCTGGGACGAATTTTCGCTcgtgggtaaaaaaattccCTCGCTATGCTCACCGCAAAGTTTGGCCCTCTCGAACATGGGCAAGAGTTCGGAGGTTTTCCCGCGACCTGAAAAAGCCGTAGTCGTTTCCTCTTGATAAAAAGCAGTGAAGTCCGTTcaaccccccaccccaccccaccccacccatgTTCAGTGGCAGTTGTTCTGTAAAAGACGAATGGTAGGGCAGTACATTGCAAATTGCATCGCATCGGTCGAGCAGGTGCGtgattaacaaaaaaaaaaagtttaggcACAGCTGCCATGCCGGGGATGTTCAGGTCAGAGAGCAGCGTTCCGTTAGCAGCTGTCGAGAGTTAATGCTCTCCACAAGGAGCAGTTCCTGTTCCTGATCTCATCTGCTTGGTGGAAGTCGCAGTTACTGCTGGGGTGAATTCGCTGCAGCAGTGGGACGATCCAGAGCTGCCATCATGGTTCATGAACCAAGGACAAATCGTTCAAAAAGGAACCAAGGACAGGATGAAAACCAGAGGCCGGTCGGCAGTTCTGAATCAAGGCCAGAAAACCAAGGAAGGAACACGAGGACGCGCCAAGCAGCAACGGCCGGCGGCGACACGAGGACGTCAGGACGGCATCTCGAGACGAGGAGCGACTACCGCCGTAGGACAGGAGACCGGAAATGCAGGTACCGTTCGTCCTCCTCTGGTTCAGAGATTCTGGCCTCCCGGTCCCGGTCTGGTGCGATCCGGCGGCGACTGGACTTGAGGAGTGGTGTGGTCTCACAGTCGCAGGTACCCGCCGTACTGAAGATTGATCGATCCGCTCCAGTGCAGCTCGAAATTGATCCGGTCGTAGGCGTAGCTCTGCCGTCTCACTCTGATTGCTTCTGCGGCcgcttctttcttcttcctcgcgagGATCGCTCCTGTCCGCAGCCCGCTCTTTCCTCGACAGAAAAGGCGCAGGAATGGCGCAGGAGCTTTCTTTTACATCGTAGACAGAAgggattctttcaaaaaaaaaaacatcgtaGACAGAACGCGTTCTCATCCAAGCAAAGCTAGCATCctctgtcaaaaaaaaaaacggaaGCAAAGCAAAGCTAGCAGTTTTCTTACCTTCTAAACGTGTTTTGGTTCGTCTCCATATTCATGCGTACAGATCTCCAGGTgtttaggaaaaaaaaacaccaaTAAACCCAGAGAAATCGAAGggatccaaattttttttaaaaagaagtaGTCCATTgtgatagattttttttttatgtttcgtGACGAGGGCGGAGGACGTAAAAGGAAAGTACGCGGTTTGTCaatcaaaaatgaaaaaaaaattgcagacgAGTTCCGAAGATACCATACCACTTTGTCCATTTCCCGGCCACATGTGTGAATCGCCTAGCGCATCGGATCCGGTTCCCACTGAAGTCCACAGCACGTCGACACGCCGGCGTCGGCAGTAGGCACGGCGAGAGCTTCGCCACACCTTCTGCTCGCCTGCACAGATCGTCCAAGGCTCTCAGACCTGAACAAACCGCAGCCTGCGACTGCAAGAGCTCGACACATACAAATACAACCTGGGCTTTTGCTTTTGcatcttcgccgccgccgtggatcgCCCGACCGTGTGTGATGGCGATGCGCGCGCGTGGCAACCGCGTGACGCGGCGAcactgacgcgcgggcccagcccacgagcctccacagtccacacttggcttcccttcccttccctctcctctcctcccctcgcctTCCCTTCCCTCCTAGGCGGGGCGACGATCTCGACCGCATCCGCATCCCACTTGGCTTTTGGCTTCCTAGAAAACCTCCCCAAATCCGGTGATCCTATTCCCGTTCACCAATTCCCCCGGAACTTTCTAGAAGGCCCGGACGACCCTGGTAcggacccccccccctcctcggATTGATTCGCCGATTGCTCGCCATTGCCCCGCTTGGCGCTAATCGTCCGTCGGTACCTGTAGCCTCAGAGCTGCCGGCGGCGAGATCCAGGGAGCCTCCCGCCATGGTGAAGGAGAGCGCCTACTACGACGTCCTCGGGGTCAGCGTCGACGCGTCCCCCGCTGAGATCAAGAAGGCGTACTACCTCAAGGTGACCCATCCCtttgcgccgcgccgcgccgccccctttCGCTGCTGTTGCCTCCTGCTGCATGTAATGGTGCGGGTTGGTAGGTAGCTATTGAGCCCGCCTTTTTCTCAATTGCTGGGTGCCTGTTTTCTCCAGGCGAAGCTGGTGCATCCGGACAAGAATCCTGGGAACCCCGACGCCGCGCAGAAATTCCAGGTAGGTTTTCAGTGTTTAATCCGTTGTATACCGTTAGCTGCCTACTGGTGACATGGCGTGTCCTTCGGAAGATAAAATTCTTAGAAGATGGAACCAGCAAACAAAGAGCAATGCTTATTCCTATGCGCCATTGTCGTTACCTCTAGACTGGGTGCCCTCTCTTACTATGTCAAGACTCGCATAGTTAtctgtaactacgccctaaggagttGAATAACTGGACTCCTGGGTCCGCCTCCACCACACCGAACCAACAGTCCCgtacccgcttcccgctcggggacgggtccggtatCACCACGTGTCCTGAAGAGGGGAGCGTtgagccaaaacagccgggggcccggacctcccacggggtcccggacctccatatactatccggacccctcagcggggagggaacagacaccccgcctaagggggtccggagccgccacatgtacgcaggcgcgcgcgcggccatttagcttcctcgggaagactcgcccacctaccgcattcaatgcggtagacgttaagtgcgctctgccgcAGCAGAGCTCGAtgagacttttgccaggctgtactgctgatcgcgcgttaccaaggcgcacagtacagccgctggcgccgcccacgccacgcgcgtcagtctgctacgctagttagacacgacagctcggcaacagagtatcataacgcctacgcagtagacccaacagtctacgccgtaatctacactgcctcaacgggcgcctcgccaaTGGGACAAGTGAGACTCCCTTCgatcagagagtctacagtgcaatgaagcgtatccgggaatagattctcaaccactgtagcaccattagtgtctttttgatagtaaaatatacatccttgttgggcccacctgtcggggtccaacgcctgtgtacgcgtcctccttgcgctataaaaggggggaCGCCTGCTAGAGAATGACTCAAGTCTAAAAAGGGGCTTGGAGGCAGAGGAGACTCATCCACGAACTCTAGAGCAATagaactctcagtggacgtagggtattacgctccggcggtctgaaccactctaaatcctcgtgtgttcttgtgttcttgcttatgagtagatctgaggaatagcttgcactcccccgagtaaccaccctccGGGATTAGGCGAGTGCACTAcgtcacccggctgtggccctcctccttgagccacgacatctggcgccgtccgtggggagcgcgCAAGCGTTGGCCAGATCTTCGCTCACCTCCTGGTTTCTCAGGTTGAGcacatcctctgcaacgacgacaagaagatgaagagaggcacgGTGTCACCTACGCCGCATGCCCTGACGCCGAGGCAGCAGTGTCCTCGGCACGGGGGCGCACGGCAGCGACGCCTGCTATGCGTCACCActacgacacctcagagccggcacggtggcgCGCAGGGGCGACGCCTGCTGCGCGTCACCCTGCGACGACCCGGTgttggctcaaggttttctctcaagcaaccaccaggGGCCCCTACGGCGGCacgacgtcggctcaaggtttcctctcaagatggggcctggagccgacggctgtGGCACGGGAAGGATGTCTGTCGCCTTCTCCCTCGTCTGGCTCATGCCACCCTtggagctgctgcagacaggcgtcGACCTGCACAACAAGGCGCGGGGGCCCTGTGCCAGCAACAAGGtggagccggcgaacgaccgcccttctccacgctccgtgctcgtccaaacgagcacccgtCCTTCCGCAGCACCAGGGTGTCAAGCTGGCTTCGGCACACTATGAGCGGCCATCGGGCTGGCTTCCATCGTTAGCTGGCAAcggcagggccactcccattcaaagccaaagaatttgttcccATGCTATCTGAGCGTGGGACAATTCTTGTGCTGGGAAGAGCCCtgcgagctcccgaggtgatgctggatgatgttgTACAAGCACACCCagggcgccttcgcctccgacgatCATGAAGAACCCCCAAGGTGGTCGTTCCACGTCGGGCGGGAAG
The nucleotide sequence above comes from Panicum virgatum strain AP13 chromosome 3K, P.virgatum_v5, whole genome shotgun sequence. Encoded proteins:
- the LOC120697954 gene encoding phosphatidylinositol/phosphatidylcholine transfer protein SFH8-like isoform X1; this translates as MSGPLDRFARPCFEGLVHNDERKESRSDADNSEGDKKTKIGSFKKKAINAGNKFRHSLRRRSKKKNEPRDSIKDIRDIKELQDVETFRQCLIDEDLLPQQHDDYHMMLRFLKARKFDVEKAKNMWSDMLRWRKEFGTDKIEEFDYTELDEVTKYYPQFYHGVDKEGRPIYIELIGKVDANKLVQVTTIDRYVRYHVKEFERCFQMRFPACSIAAKKHIDSSTTILDVQGVGFKNFSKSARELVARLQKIDGDNYPETLCRMYIINAGQGFKMLWNTIKSFLDPKTASKIHVLGNKYQHKLLEIIDECELPEFLGGKCKCDEYGGCQKSDKGPWKDPEIIKRVLNGEANYGRQIVTISSTDGKIISYARPEYPAQRKGSDASAESGSEVEDVTSPTASRNLITHPILTPVHEELKLPAHALASVAHASIESIPVVDKVVDDGWGSPRASLHVSSSGSFSLRNLPGTFEGLRAQIITWLTVLVMTLFAMLCSVPSKMARRISNQSVKHDDYHVEYPQEQEYKEEFRPPSPAPSYTEKDVLSSMLRRLGELEDKVQILETKPSEMPFEKEELLNAAVHRVDALEAELISTKKALYDALMRQDELLAYIDKQELIKFRKKKFCF
- the LOC120697954 gene encoding phosphatidylinositol/phosphatidylcholine transfer protein SFH8-like isoform X2 produces the protein MSGPLDRFARPCFEGLVHNDERKESRSDADNSEGDKKTKIGSFKKKAINAGNKFRHSLRRRSKKKNEPRDSIKDIRDIKELQDVETFRQCLIDEDLLPQQHDDYHMMLRFLKARKFDVEKAKNMWSDMLRWRKEFGTDKIEEFDYTELDEVTKYYPQFYHGVDKEGRPIYIELIGKVDANKLVQVTTIDRYVRYHVKEFERCFQMRFPACSIAAKKHIDSSTTILDVQGVGFKNFSKSARELVARLQKIDGDNYPETLCRMYIINAGQGFKMLWNTIKSFLDPKTASKIHVLGNKYQHKLLEIIDECELPEFLGGKCKCDEYGGCQKSDKGPWKDPEIIKRVLNGEANYGRQIVTISSTDGKIISYARPEYPARKGSDASAESGSEVEDVTSPTASRNLITHPILTPVHEELKLPAHALASVAHASIESIPVVDKVVDDGWGSPRASLHVSSSGSFSLRNLPGTFEGLRAQIITWLTVLVMTLFAMLCSVPSKMARRISNQSVKHDDYHVEYPQEQEYKEEFRPPSPAPSYTEKDVLSSMLRRLGELEDKVQILETKPSEMPFEKEELLNAAVHRVDALEAELISTKKALYDALMRQDELLAYIDKQELIKFRKKKFCF